From a single Candidatus Brevundimonas phytovorans genomic region:
- the trpC gene encoding indole-3-glycerol phosphate synthase TrpC, with the protein MTDVLAKIAAYKRDDVAARKAATSQDAIEALAREASAPRGFRAALERKAEDTGRPALIAEIKKASPSKGLIRADFDPPALAKAYERGGATCLSVLTDGPSFQGDDAFLVAARDAVALPCLRKDFLVDPWQVAESRALDADCILIILAMVDDALAADLLAEAERFGMDALIETHDESEMARACALGGDLVGVNNRSLRTFEVDLDATERLSMLSPVKALLVAESGIFTPDDVQRVADAHAQAILVGESLMRQHDVEAATKALLSLG; encoded by the coding sequence ATGACCGACGTTCTGGCGAAGATCGCCGCCTACAAGCGCGACGACGTGGCCGCCCGCAAGGCCGCCACCTCTCAGGACGCCATCGAGGCCCTCGCCCGTGAAGCCTCGGCCCCGCGCGGCTTCCGCGCCGCTCTGGAACGCAAGGCCGAGGACACCGGCCGCCCGGCCCTGATCGCCGAGATCAAGAAGGCCAGCCCGTCCAAGGGCCTGATCCGGGCCGACTTCGACCCGCCGGCTCTCGCCAAAGCCTATGAGCGCGGCGGCGCCACCTGCCTGTCCGTCCTGACCGACGGTCCCAGCTTCCAGGGCGACGACGCCTTCCTCGTCGCCGCGCGCGACGCGGTCGCCCTGCCCTGCCTGCGCAAGGACTTCCTGGTCGATCCCTGGCAGGTGGCCGAGAGCCGCGCCCTGGACGCCGACTGCATCCTCATCATCCTCGCCATGGTGGATGACGCCCTGGCCGCCGACCTGCTGGCCGAGGCCGAGCGCTTCGGCATGGACGCCCTGATCGAGACCCACGACGAGTCCGAAATGGCCCGCGCCTGCGCGCTCGGGGGTGATCTGGTCGGCGTCAACAACCGGTCCTTGCGCACCTTCGAGGTCGACCTCGACGCCACCGAGCGCCTGTCCATGCTCAGCCCGGTCAAGGCCCTGCTGGTCGCCGAAAGCGGCATCTTCACGCCTGACGATGTCCAGCGCGTCGCCGACGCCCACGCCCAGGCCATCCTCGTCGGCGAAAGCCTGATGCGTCAGCACGACGTGGAGGCTGCGACCAAGGCCCTGCTGTCGTTGGGCTAA
- a CDS encoding RusA family crossover junction endodeoxyribonuclease yields MEGWIGTGKVRGREVGDTVEITIDGLTTQAKYYKPLAYEFFRKEWSARPSWGDYVVEIRMEHVGDAPWMDLDNLAKALLDAIKGYLFHDDSQVARLLVERNEGERERITIRVFPRT; encoded by the coding sequence GTGGAAGGCTGGATCGGGACAGGCAAGGTGCGCGGGCGAGAGGTCGGCGACACGGTCGAGATCACCATCGACGGCCTGACCACTCAGGCCAAATACTACAAGCCCCTGGCCTATGAGTTCTTTCGCAAGGAATGGAGCGCGCGGCCGTCCTGGGGCGACTATGTCGTCGAGATCCGCATGGAGCACGTCGGCGACGCGCCGTGGATGGACCTGGACAACCTGGCCAAGGCCCTGCTGGACGCCATCAAGGGCTATTTGTTCCACGACGACAGCCAGGTGGCGCGGCTGCTGGTCGAACGGAATGAAGGCGAACGCGAGCGGATCACCATCCGGGTGTTTCCGAGGACATAG
- the lexA gene encoding transcriptional repressor LexA, with the protein MLTKKQHELLMFIHERIQETGVSPSFDEMKEALDLASKSGIHRLITALEERGFIRRLAHRARALEVTKLPEQATAGAPRGHAGFKPGVIEGGGRPKAAEPANDSRELALMGKIAAGTPIDAIEHETARYPVPEAMLGAGEHYLLEIEGDSMIEAGILNGDMVIIKSTADASSGEIVVALVEGEQATLKRLRKKGASIALEPANRNYETKIYGSDQVAVQGKLVGLIRRYH; encoded by the coding sequence ATGCTCACCAAGAAGCAGCACGAACTCCTGATGTTCATTCACGAACGGATTCAGGAAACGGGCGTCTCGCCCTCCTTCGACGAGATGAAGGAGGCGCTGGATTTGGCGTCCAAGTCGGGCATCCACCGCCTGATCACGGCGCTGGAGGAGCGCGGCTTCATCCGCCGCCTGGCCCACCGCGCCCGCGCGCTGGAAGTGACCAAGCTGCCGGAACAGGCCACCGCAGGCGCGCCGCGCGGCCATGCGGGCTTCAAGCCCGGCGTCATCGAGGGCGGCGGTCGCCCCAAGGCGGCTGAGCCCGCCAACGACAGCCGCGAACTGGCCCTGATGGGCAAGATCGCGGCGGGCACCCCCATCGACGCCATCGAGCATGAGACCGCCCGCTATCCGGTGCCGGAAGCCATGCTGGGCGCGGGCGAACACTATCTGCTCGAGATCGAGGGCGACTCGATGATCGAGGCCGGCATCCTCAACGGCGACATGGTCATCATCAAATCGACCGCCGACGCCTCGTCCGGCGAGATCGTGGTAGCCTTGGTCGAAGGCGAACAGGCCACGCTGAAGCGCCTGCGCAAGAAGGGCGCCTCCATCGCTCTGGAGCCCGCCAACCGCAACTACGAGACCAAGATCTACGGCTCGGATCAGGTCGCGGTTCAGGGCAAGCTGGTCGGCCTCATCCGCCGCTATCACTGA
- the fumC gene encoding class II fumarate hydratase, giving the protein MSNVRIETDTFGPIEVASDRYWGAQAQRSLGNFKIGWEKMPLPVVRALGIVKRAAAETNRDLGKLDAKLADAIIAAANEVIEGKLNDHFPLVVWQTGSGTQSNMNANEVISNRAIEMLGGEMGSKKPVHPNDHVNMSQSSNDTYPTAMHVACAEQVVNDLLPALKHLHAALDAKSKAWAHIIKIGRTHTQDATPLTLGQEFGGYAQQVANGIERIEQTLPKLMELAQGGTAVGTGLNAPIGFAEKVAANIAAITGLAFTTAPNKFEALAAHDAMVFSHGAINTVAASLFKIANDIRFLGSGPRSGLGELALPENEPGSSIMPGKVNPTQCEALTQVCAQVFGNNAALSFAGSQGHFELNVYNPVMAYNFLQSVRLVADAAISFTDNCVVGIEPRVDNIERGLNNSLMLVTALNGKLGYDACAKIAKTAHKNGTTLRQEAVGGGYLTDAEFDEAVRPEKMISPG; this is encoded by the coding sequence ATGAGCAACGTCCGTATCGAAACCGACACCTTCGGCCCCATCGAGGTCGCCTCGGACCGCTACTGGGGCGCACAGGCCCAGCGTTCGCTCGGCAACTTCAAGATCGGCTGGGAAAAGATGCCCCTGCCGGTCGTCCGCGCCCTGGGCATCGTCAAGCGCGCCGCCGCCGAGACCAACCGCGATCTGGGCAAGCTGGACGCCAAGCTGGCCGACGCCATCATCGCCGCCGCCAATGAGGTCATCGAAGGCAAGCTGAACGACCACTTCCCGCTGGTCGTCTGGCAGACGGGTTCGGGCACCCAGTCGAACATGAACGCCAACGAGGTGATCTCGAACCGCGCCATCGAGATGCTGGGCGGCGAGATGGGCTCCAAGAAGCCGGTCCACCCCAACGACCACGTCAACATGAGCCAGTCGTCGAACGACACCTATCCGACGGCCATGCACGTCGCCTGCGCCGAACAGGTGGTCAACGACCTGCTGCCCGCGCTGAAGCACCTGCACGCCGCCCTGGACGCCAAGTCCAAGGCCTGGGCCCACATCATCAAGATCGGCCGCACCCACACCCAGGACGCGACCCCCCTGACCCTCGGTCAGGAGTTCGGCGGCTATGCGCAACAGGTCGCCAACGGCATCGAGCGCATCGAGCAGACCCTGCCCAAGCTGATGGAACTGGCCCAGGGCGGCACCGCCGTCGGCACCGGCCTGAACGCCCCCATCGGCTTCGCTGAAAAGGTCGCCGCCAACATCGCCGCCATCACCGGCCTGGCCTTCACCACGGCGCCGAACAAGTTCGAAGCCCTGGCCGCCCACGACGCCATGGTCTTCAGCCACGGCGCGATCAACACGGTCGCCGCCTCGCTGTTCAAGATCGCCAACGACATCCGCTTCCTCGGTTCCGGCCCGCGTTCGGGTCTGGGCGAACTGGCCCTGCCGGAAAACGAGCCGGGCTCGTCGATCATGCCGGGCAAGGTCAATCCGACCCAGTGCGAAGCCCTGACGCAGGTCTGCGCCCAGGTGTTCGGCAACAACGCCGCCCTGTCGTTCGCCGGCTCGCAAGGCCACTTCGAGCTGAACGTCTACAACCCGGTCATGGCCTACAACTTCCTGCAGTCGGTCCGACTGGTCGCCGACGCGGCCATCAGCTTCACCGACAACTGCGTCGTCGGCATCGAGCCGCGCGTCGACAACATCGAGCGCGGCCTGAACAACTCGCTGATGCTGGTCACGGCCCTGAACGGCAAGCTCGGCTACGACGCCTGCGCCAAGATCGCCAAGACCGCCCACAAGAACGGCACCACCCTGCGCCAGGAAGCCGTCGGCGGCGGCTACCTGACCGACGCCGAGTTCGACGAGGCCGTCCGCCCCGAAAAGATGATCTCGCCGGGCTGA
- the trpD gene encoding anthranilate phosphoribosyltransferase, which produces MDGFKPLLGKLVDGRVLTPDEAHAFFSACLRGEPTPSQVAAAVTALRIRGETVDEIVAFATAMRDAALSLDHPFDEVIDTCGTGGDGQHTYNVSTAAAFVLAGAGLKVAKHGNRAISSKSGSSDVLAALGVNLDATVPQQARALDQAGIAFLFAPTYHGAMRHVGPVRAEIGFRTVFNLLGPLCNPAHANRQVMGVYDPALLEPLAEVLGRLGARRAWTVHGQGLDELTTTGPTEVAEWKDGAVRRFTVTPADAGLPLATLDDLRGGDAEHNAAALTALLAGERGPYRDIVVLNAAAALVVADRAADLREGAELAAAVIDDGRAARALETLVRVTNTPIDPEAA; this is translated from the coding sequence ATGGATGGTTTCAAGCCTCTGCTGGGCAAGCTGGTGGACGGGCGCGTCCTGACGCCGGACGAGGCCCATGCCTTCTTCTCCGCCTGCCTGCGCGGCGAACCGACCCCGTCCCAGGTCGCCGCCGCCGTCACCGCCCTGCGCATCCGCGGCGAAACGGTGGACGAGATCGTCGCCTTCGCCACCGCCATGCGCGACGCCGCCCTGTCGCTGGATCATCCGTTTGATGAGGTGATCGACACCTGCGGCACCGGTGGCGACGGCCAGCACACCTATAATGTCTCGACCGCCGCCGCCTTCGTCCTGGCGGGCGCAGGGCTCAAGGTCGCCAAGCACGGCAACCGCGCCATCAGTTCCAAGTCCGGCTCGTCCGACGTGCTGGCCGCTCTGGGCGTCAACCTCGACGCCACCGTCCCGCAACAGGCCCGCGCCCTGGATCAGGCCGGCATCGCCTTCCTGTTCGCCCCCACCTATCACGGGGCCATGCGCCACGTCGGCCCGGTGCGGGCCGAGATCGGTTTCCGTACGGTCTTCAACCTTCTGGGGCCGCTTTGTAATCCAGCCCATGCAAACCGTCAGGTCATGGGCGTCTATGATCCCGCCCTGCTGGAGCCTCTGGCCGAGGTGCTGGGCCGTCTCGGCGCCCGGCGCGCCTGGACCGTCCATGGTCAGGGTCTGGACGAACTGACCACCACAGGCCCGACCGAGGTGGCCGAGTGGAAGGACGGCGCCGTCCGCCGCTTCACCGTCACCCCCGCCGACGCCGGACTGCCGCTGGCGACGCTGGACGACCTGCGCGGCGGCGACGCCGAGCACAACGCCGCCGCGCTGACGGCCCTGCTGGCGGGCGAGCGCGGCCCCTATCGCGACATCGTCGTGCTGAACGCCGCCGCCGCCCTGGTCGTGGCCGACCGCGCCGCCGACCTGCGTGAAGGCGCCGAACTGGCCGCCGCCGTCATCGACGACGGCCGCGCCGCCCGCGCGCTGGAAACCCTGGTGCGCGTCACCAACACCCCTATCGACCCCGAGGCCGCATGA
- a CDS encoding YccF domain-containing protein yields MIRLILNLLWFFLGGFVSGLAWLFGGLLLALTVVGLPWAFAAWRIASYSFWPFGREIVWRDPNPADLGAGCLGLGLNVIWLVLAGWYIALAHILIAVPQFVSLIGIPFALKNVELAKLSLAPVGRTIRDKR; encoded by the coding sequence TTGATCCGACTGATCCTGAACCTGCTGTGGTTCTTCCTGGGCGGCTTTGTTTCTGGGCTGGCCTGGCTGTTCGGAGGGCTGTTGCTGGCCCTGACGGTGGTGGGCCTGCCGTGGGCGTTCGCGGCCTGGCGGATCGCCAGCTATTCCTTCTGGCCGTTCGGGCGCGAGATCGTCTGGCGTGATCCCAATCCCGCCGATCTGGGAGCGGGTTGCCTCGGTCTGGGGCTGAACGTGATCTGGCTGGTGCTGGCGGGCTGGTACATCGCCCTGGCCCATATCCTGATCGCCGTGCCGCAGTTCGTCAGCCTGATCGGCATCCCCTTTGCGCTGAAGAACGTCGAGCTGGCCAAGCTGTCGCTGGCCCCCGTGGGGCGGACGATCAGGGACAAGCGCTGA
- the gltX gene encoding glutamate--tRNA ligase: MTSPSSTVVTRFAPSPTGYLHIGGARTALFNWLYAKSRGGKFLIRVEDTDRERSTDEAVKAIFDGLSWLELFGDEEPVFQFARADRHREVAEQLLASGHAYRDFLTAEETGALRDQAKAEGREFVSPWRDREPSVDDLAKPFTVRFRRPLDTSVLVEDAVQGPVRWDSGSLDDLVILRSDGAPTYNLAVVVDDHDMGVTHVIRGDDHLNNAARQSLIYDALGWARPTFAHIPLIHGPDGAKLSKRHGAQAVHEYAEMGYLPEAMRNYLARLGWAHGDDELFSDEQALEWFDLPGVGKAPARLDFDKLAHVNAHWIRLADDDRLAKLTLDAHLTKGRALQPDDESRLLRAMPFVKDRAKTIVDLAAQTDFVLKARPLALDEKTVGLLTGEGRDRLSRLRERLRLFQSWDVFALEAELKAFAEEEGVGFGKIGPSMRGALTGGSVSPDIARILAALGRDEGLGRLDDALQQTK, from the coding sequence ATGACCTCCCCTTCCTCGACTGTCGTCACCCGCTTCGCCCCCTCGCCCACAGGCTACCTCCATATCGGCGGGGCGAGAACCGCGTTATTCAACTGGCTCTACGCCAAGAGCCGGGGCGGGAAATTCCTGATCCGCGTCGAGGACACGGACCGCGAACGCTCGACCGACGAGGCGGTCAAGGCCATCTTCGACGGCCTGTCCTGGTTGGAGCTCTTCGGCGACGAAGAGCCCGTCTTCCAGTTCGCCCGCGCCGACCGTCACCGCGAGGTCGCCGAGCAGTTGCTGGCCTCGGGCCACGCCTACCGCGACTTCCTGACCGCCGAGGAAACCGGCGCGCTACGCGATCAGGCCAAGGCCGAGGGTCGCGAATTCGTCTCGCCCTGGCGCGACCGTGAGCCGAGCGTCGACGATCTGGCCAAGCCCTTCACCGTTCGCTTCCGCCGCCCGCTGGACACCTCCGTCCTGGTCGAGGATGCAGTTCAGGGCCCGGTGCGCTGGGATTCAGGGTCGCTGGACGATCTGGTCATCCTGCGCTCGGACGGCGCGCCGACCTATAACCTGGCCGTGGTGGTGGACGACCACGACATGGGCGTGACCCACGTCATTCGCGGCGACGACCATCTGAACAACGCCGCCCGCCAGAGCCTGATCTATGACGCGCTCGGCTGGGCCCGCCCGACCTTCGCCCACATCCCGCTGATCCACGGCCCCGACGGCGCCAAGCTGTCGAAGCGCCACGGGGCCCAGGCGGTCCATGAATACGCCGAAATGGGCTATCTGCCCGAGGCCATGCGCAACTATCTGGCGCGTCTGGGCTGGGCGCACGGCGACGACGAACTGTTCAGCGATGAACAGGCGCTGGAGTGGTTCGACCTGCCCGGCGTCGGCAAGGCGCCCGCCCGCCTCGACTTCGACAAGCTGGCCCACGTCAACGCCCACTGGATTCGTCTGGCCGACGACGACCGTCTGGCCAAGCTGACCCTCGACGCCCACCTGACCAAGGGTCGCGCCCTGCAACCCGACGACGAGTCCCGCCTGCTGCGCGCCATGCCCTTCGTCAAGGATCGCGCCAAGACCATTGTCGATCTGGCGGCCCAGACCGACTTCGTGCTGAAGGCGCGTCCGCTCGCGCTGGACGAGAAAACCGTGGGTCTGCTGACCGGCGAAGGCCGCGACCGACTTTCACGACTCCGTGAACGGCTCCGTCTTTTCCAGAGCTGGGACGTTTTCGCCCTCGAAGCCGAGCTTAAGGCTTTCGCCGAGGAAGAAGGTGTAGGCTTCGGAAAAATAGGGCCTTCCATGCGCGGCGCCCTCACCGGCGGCTCCGTCTCGCCGGACATTGCGCGAATTCTTGCCGCCCTGGGCCGCGACGAAGGTCTCGGGCGCTTGGATGATGCGCTGCAACAGACTAAGTGA
- a CDS encoding acetamidase/formamidase family protein, whose translation MRGLAAVLLLLSASPAWAETQTWVLSVDRWGNAERSTLKLEDKGDLLSGRLNDLAVEGRREGDRLVFTAVDSDGGRYRFEASQAGNVLSGWADYPDTNTPEARARHAFTAQRLEIPAGPPQRRTYDPETFSNAFTAERAPVMVIRPGDIIATRTIDSGGVDEHGRTVALYGNPQTGPFFVAGANPGDVLAVHIRKLALNRDYADSLDGFTSSAMPLRLAARSADLGQRVRWRLDRAAGTARLENPPAGLKDYVVPVRPMLGGVGVAPDFGFAPFSAGDTGRFGGNMDFNQVGQGATLYLPVYQPGALLFLGDGHALQGDGETTQWALETSLDVEFSVEVLPARPLSSPRVETADAITVIGQAGSLDEAVRAATGSMVQWLEQDYGLSLSEASLILGTAAEYRVVTLAGRNAGMALSLDKARLRDLPKKPGE comes from the coding sequence ATGCGTGGCCTTGCCGCTGTCCTGTTGTTGCTGTCGGCGTCGCCCGCGTGGGCCGAGACGCAGACCTGGGTTCTCTCGGTTGATCGATGGGGCAATGCCGAACGGAGCACGCTGAAGCTTGAGGACAAAGGCGACCTGCTTTCGGGTCGGTTGAACGACCTGGCGGTCGAGGGGCGGCGTGAGGGGGATCGCCTCGTCTTCACCGCTGTGGACTCTGACGGCGGCCGCTATCGCTTTGAGGCGTCGCAGGCGGGCAATGTCCTGTCCGGCTGGGCCGACTACCCCGACACCAACACGCCCGAGGCGCGCGCCAGGCACGCCTTCACCGCGCAACGGCTGGAAATCCCCGCCGGTCCGCCGCAACGGCGCACCTATGACCCCGAAACCTTCTCCAACGCCTTCACGGCAGAGCGGGCGCCGGTCATGGTGATCCGTCCGGGCGACATCATCGCCACGCGCACGATCGATTCCGGCGGCGTCGATGAGCACGGCCGCACCGTGGCCCTCTATGGCAATCCGCAGACGGGGCCATTCTTCGTCGCCGGGGCCAATCCCGGCGATGTCCTGGCTGTCCACATCCGAAAGTTGGCGCTGAACCGGGACTACGCCGACAGCCTGGACGGCTTCACCAGCAGCGCGATGCCGCTGAGGCTGGCTGCGCGGTCGGCTGACCTGGGCCAGCGGGTGCGGTGGCGACTGGATCGCGCCGCCGGAACGGCCCGGCTGGAGAATCCGCCCGCCGGATTGAAGGACTATGTTGTTCCGGTGCGACCGATGCTGGGCGGCGTCGGCGTGGCGCCCGACTTCGGCTTCGCGCCCTTCTCGGCCGGCGATACCGGCCGTTTTGGCGGCAATATGGACTTCAACCAGGTCGGACAGGGCGCGACTCTCTATCTGCCGGTCTATCAGCCGGGGGCTCTGCTTTTCCTCGGTGACGGGCACGCGCTTCAGGGCGATGGCGAGACCACCCAGTGGGCGCTGGAGACCTCGCTGGACGTGGAGTTCAGCGTGGAGGTTTTGCCGGCCCGTCCGCTTTCCAGCCCGCGTGTCGAAACCGCGGACGCGATCACGGTCATTGGTCAGGCCGGTTCACTGGATGAGGCGGTGCGCGCGGCGACAGGCTCTATGGTCCAGTGGCTGGAGCAGGACTACGGCCTCAGCCTCTCGGAGGCGTCCTTGATCCTGGGAACGGCGGCGGAATACAGGGTTGTCACGCTGGCGGGCCGCAACGCGGGGATGGCGCTCAGTCTTGATAAGGCGCGACTGCGAGACCTGCCCAAAAAGCCAGGGGAATAG
- the gltA gene encoding citrate synthase: MTEQAKPAGTATFAYGDKTVELPVLSGSTGPDVVDIRKLYGATGAFTFDPGFTSTAACESALTFIDGDEGVLLHRGYPIDQLASQSNFIEVCHLLLHGELPTAAQYEKFEESITRHTMLHAQFDRFFEGFRRDAHPMSIMVGTVGALSAFYHDSLDIHDPVQRDISAIRLIAKMPTIAARAYKYHVGQPFISPRNDLSYAENFLRMCFAVPAEDYVVDPALVRAMDRIFTLHADHEQNASTSTVRLAGSSGANPFACIAAGIACLWGPSHGGANEEALNMLKEIGTPDRIPEFIQGVKDKKYKLMGFGHRVYKNYDPRAKVMQQSAYEVLAATGRENDPLFQVAKELERVALSDEYFTSRKLFPNVDFYSGITLSAMGFPTTMFTVLFALARTVGWISQWQEMMADPSQKIGRPRQLYTGPTQRDYVPIEQRG, encoded by the coding sequence ATGACTGAACAAGCTAAACCCGCCGGCACGGCGACCTTCGCCTACGGCGACAAGACCGTGGAACTTCCCGTCCTTTCGGGCTCCACCGGACCGGACGTCGTCGACATCCGCAAGCTGTACGGCGCGACCGGGGCCTTCACCTTTGACCCCGGCTTCACCTCGACGGCGGCGTGCGAAAGCGCCCTGACCTTCATCGACGGCGACGAAGGCGTCCTGCTGCACCGCGGCTATCCGATCGACCAGCTGGCCTCGCAGTCGAACTTCATCGAAGTCTGCCACCTGCTGCTGCACGGCGAACTGCCGACCGCAGCGCAATATGAGAAGTTCGAAGAGAGCATTACGCGGCACACCATGCTGCACGCTCAGTTCGACCGCTTCTTCGAAGGCTTCCGCCGCGACGCTCACCCCATGTCGATCATGGTCGGCACCGTCGGCGCCCTGTCGGCCTTCTATCACGACAGCCTGGACATCCATGATCCGGTGCAGCGCGACATCTCGGCCATCCGCCTGATCGCCAAGATGCCCACGATCGCCGCCCGCGCCTACAAGTACCACGTCGGCCAGCCCTTCATCTCGCCGCGCAACGACCTGTCGTACGCCGAGAACTTCCTGCGCATGTGCTTCGCCGTTCCGGCCGAGGACTATGTGGTCGATCCGGCCCTGGTTCGCGCCATGGACCGCATCTTCACCCTGCACGCCGACCACGAGCAGAACGCCTCGACCTCGACCGTCCGTCTGGCCGGCTCGTCGGGCGCCAACCCCTTCGCCTGTATCGCAGCCGGCATCGCCTGCCTGTGGGGCCCGTCGCACGGCGGCGCCAACGAAGAGGCGCTGAACATGCTCAAGGAAATCGGCACGCCGGACCGTATTCCCGAGTTCATTCAGGGCGTTAAGGACAAGAAGTACAAGCTGATGGGCTTCGGCCACCGCGTGTACAAGAACTACGATCCGCGCGCCAAGGTCATGCAGCAGTCGGCCTATGAAGTGCTGGCCGCCACGGGCCGCGAGAACGACCCGCTGTTCCAGGTCGCCAAGGAACTGGAGCGCGTCGCCCTGTCGGACGAGTACTTCACCTCGCGCAAGCTGTTCCCGAACGTCGACTTCTATTCGGGCATCACCCTGTCGGCGATGGGCTTCCCGACCACCATGTTCACCGTCCTGTTCGCCCTGGCCCGCACCGTGGGCTGGATCTCGCAGTGGCAGGAAATGATGGCCGATCCCTCGCAGAAGATCGGTCGCCCGCGTCAGCTCTACACCGGCCCGACGCAGCGCGACTACGTGCCGATCGAACAGCGCGGCTGA
- a CDS encoding ComEC/Rec2 family competence protein: MKSEPATWPLILAAVLAFAVWLAARRFGLARRWTLILLMLACLCGGAAAAKLRTEAVSGPIAPALAEPTVVEAWVMDVESPGERGARIVVAPVRIRGLAPEATPVRLRATVRGEPPAPGEAVRLFGNLNPPPSPASPGAYDFGRNAYFQGMGGTLFALGQTRPTVLAEPPWRVRMAMKINAARYALAQRIVARLGERTGGIAAAMTTGHETWIGREDLDAMRDSGLAHILSISGLHMAIVGGFVFFGVRLGVAAWPWLALRVSGKKVAAVAGLIAVGTYLVVSGAPPPAERSAITASIAFFAILLDRQAVTMHALAVAAFAVLLLQPEAIVTPGFQMSFAATAALVALAEVWPRRIKEISAPWPIVAAQRLGSWLLIACTASLVAGMATGPFAMQHFNRTAVYGLIANLATSPVADFILMPALALGAALEPLGLGAPFLWLAGKGVEMMLAIGHWTAGLPGAVQTVASAPAAALPVAFIGILFICLWRGRLRWLGLPLAAAVLIWPRPAAPDLWIGDGGTNAAWRQVDAAVVARPGVRQFAADLWSRRRGLELTPRPEAGWTCKRSFCAPEAPEAGPVALWWGKKAPSAEQLDVLCRSAAVVSSRAELPSLPASCAGRLVLDGVDYGRGGSVELWRVGAGWKAVWAADVRGQRPWTRQADPDFSDSGG, encoded by the coding sequence TTGAAGAGCGAACCGGCGACTTGGCCGCTGATACTGGCGGCGGTGCTGGCCTTCGCCGTTTGGCTGGCGGCGCGACGGTTCGGGCTGGCGCGGCGGTGGACCCTGATCCTGTTGATGCTGGCCTGTCTGTGCGGCGGGGCGGCGGCGGCCAAGCTGAGGACCGAGGCCGTCAGCGGGCCGATTGCGCCGGCCTTGGCCGAGCCGACTGTGGTCGAGGCCTGGGTCATGGATGTCGAGAGTCCCGGCGAGCGCGGCGCGCGAATCGTCGTGGCGCCGGTGCGGATCAGGGGGCTGGCGCCCGAGGCGACGCCGGTGCGGCTGCGGGCCACGGTGCGGGGCGAGCCGCCCGCGCCGGGGGAGGCGGTGCGGCTGTTCGGCAATCTGAACCCGCCGCCGTCGCCGGCTAGTCCGGGGGCCTATGATTTTGGCCGCAACGCCTATTTCCAGGGCATGGGCGGGACGCTGTTCGCCCTGGGCCAGACGCGGCCGACGGTGCTGGCCGAGCCGCCGTGGCGAGTGCGGATGGCGATGAAGATCAATGCCGCCCGCTATGCCCTGGCGCAGCGGATCGTGGCGCGGCTGGGCGAGCGGACCGGCGGGATCGCCGCCGCCATGACCACGGGGCACGAGACGTGGATCGGGCGCGAGGATCTGGACGCCATGCGCGATTCCGGGCTGGCGCACATCCTGTCGATCTCGGGCCTGCACATGGCCATTGTCGGGGGCTTTGTCTTCTTTGGGGTTCGACTGGGCGTGGCGGCCTGGCCGTGGCTGGCGCTCAGGGTGTCGGGCAAGAAGGTGGCGGCGGTCGCGGGCCTGATTGCGGTCGGGACCTATCTGGTGGTGTCGGGGGCGCCGCCGCCGGCGGAGCGGTCGGCCATCACCGCCTCCATCGCCTTTTTCGCCATCCTGCTGGATCGACAGGCGGTGACCATGCACGCCCTGGCGGTCGCGGCCTTTGCGGTGCTGTTGCTGCAGCCCGAGGCCATCGTCACGCCGGGGTTCCAGATGTCGTTTGCGGCGACGGCGGCCCTGGTGGCGCTGGCCGAGGTCTGGCCGCGCCGGATCAAGGAGATTTCGGCGCCCTGGCCGATCGTGGCGGCGCAGCGCCTAGGAAGCTGGCTGCTGATCGCCTGCACCGCCAGTCTGGTGGCGGGCATGGCGACCGGGCCGTTCGCCATGCAGCATTTCAACCGCACCGCCGTCTATGGCCTGATCGCCAATCTGGCCACCTCGCCGGTCGCGGACTTCATCCTGATGCCGGCGCTGGCGCTGGGGGCCGCGCTGGAGCCGCTGGGGCTGGGCGCGCCTTTCCTGTGGCTGGCGGGCAAGGGCGTCGAGATGATGCTGGCCATCGGCCACTGGACGGCGGGTCTGCCGGGCGCGGTGCAGACGGTGGCCAGCGCCCCGGCGGCGGCCTTGCCGGTCGCCTTTATCGGCATCCTTTTCATCTGCCTGTGGCGGGGAAGGCTGCGCTGGCTAGGCCTGCCGTTGGCGGCGGCGGTGCTGATCTGGCCGCGCCCGGCTGCGCCCGATCTGTGGATCGGCGATGGCGGGACCAATGCGGCCTGGCGGCAGGTGGATGCGGCGGTTGTGGCAAGGCCCGGCGTAAGGCAGTTCGCGGCGGACCTGTGGTCGCGGCGGCGCGGGCTGGAACTGACGCCGAGGCCGGAGGCGGGCTGGACCTGCAAGCGGTCCTTCTGCGCGCCGGAAGCACCTGAGGCCGGGCCGGTCGCGCTTTGGTGGGGCAAGAAGGCGCCGTCGGCGGAGCAACTGGACGTTCTGTGCCGGTCGGCGGCAGTCGTCAGCAGCCGCGCCGAACTGCCGTCGCTGCCGGCCTCATGCGCCGGGCGGCTGGTGCTGGACGGCGTGGACTATGGGCGCGGCGGCTCGGTCGAGCTGTGGCGCGTCGGCGCGGGCTGGAAGGCGGTGTGGGCGGCTGACGTGCGGGGGCAGAGGCCCTGGACGCGTCAGGCCGATCCCGACTTCAGTGATAGCGGCGGATGA